AGCTTCTAGAAGATGGTTTCATTAGAGAACTACGATTCTCAACATGGCTGGCAAACGTCGTCATGGTACGCAAAAGCTCGGGCAGGTGGCGCATGTGCGTGGATTTTACAGATTTAAACAAGGCCTGCCCTAAGGATAGCTACCCACTCCCCAACATAGACAGATTGGTGGACAACACATCGGGATTCCCGGTACTCAGCTTCATGGACACTTATTCAAGTTATAATCAAATCCTCATACACCCCGGAGACAAGGAGAAAACAGCATTTGTCACCGATCAAGGGAATTTTTGTTACAAAGTCATGCCCTTTGGGATAAAAATACAGGGGCAACGTATCAGAGGCTAATAGACAAAGTATTCCAAGAACAGATTGGAAGGAACATCGAAatctacgtggacgacatggTGGTCAAATCAACCTCGGTGGAACAACATAAACACGATTTAAGAGAGGTGTTCGGATAACTCAGAAAACACAATATGAGACTAAATCCTGAAAAATGCGCATTCGGAGTAAAAGGAGGGAAATTCATCGGATTCCTACTAACAAACATAGGAATAGAAGCAAACCCTAACAAGTGTCTTGCAGTGATCAACATGCAACCTCCTCGAAACAAAAAAGAGGTCCAGCAGCTAACAGGTCGCCTAGCAGCCCTTGCTCGTTTCTTGCCAGTAGCAACAGAAAAATCATATCACTTCTTCAATACCCTGAAAAAATGATATCAGTTCACCTGGACAAAGGAATGCGACGAGgccttcaaaaaattaaaaaatactttggGCTCACCACCCATACTAAAGAAGCCCGGACAAGGTAAGCCTTTACAActatttctttcaatttcaactAACACAGTTAGCTCAGTACTTGTAACAGACAACGACAAGGAACAACACCCAGTATACTTCATAAGTAAAGTATTACATTGCGCCGAAAAAAGGTACCCGACAATAGAAAAATTAGCATTTGGGCTAATCATCAATACTCGCCGATTATGCCACTATTTTCAAGGACACCAAATTAtagttcggaccaaccaaccATTCAAACAAATCTTGGCGAAGCCCGACCTCGCAGGGAGACTCACAAAATGGTCCATCGAACTCTCAGAATTCGACATTGTTTATCAATCAAGGGGGTCCCCCAAGGCACAAGCCCTGGCAGACTTTGTTTTCGAATTCACAGGTGAAATAGACGAAACGGAGTCATGGGAGTTATATGTGGATGGAGCATCGAACGACAGCGGATGCAGAGCATGAATACTATTAAAGGACGAAATAGGTGTGCATGCCGAGCAATCAATCAAGTTCCTTTTCTAAGCAACAAACAATCAAGCTGAATATGAAGCGTTGCTAGCTGGACTCAGACTTGCAAACGAAATAAAGGTACCAAAATTAAAGGTATATTGTGATTCTCTACTCGTCGTACAACATGTATCTGGCAATTTCCAAACTAAAAGATCcccttttagaaaaatatctacATATTGTTAAAAACATGATAACAAGCTTTCAGGCATTTGAGATAACACATATACCTCGGGAAGAAAATTGTAGAGCAGATATACTGTTAAAAATTAGCAACATACAGAGACgaccaaaattcaaaaaatttgacacATCTCACACTAATGACATCTAGTCTAGACATGTACTAGGTTCTAAATGTAACACAGGTAGAAGATTGGCAAACCCCAATAATACATTACCTGAAGACAGGGATAACACCAGAAGGGGATTTGAGATCTTTCAGAAGAAAGGCAACCAATTATACACTGATAGGAGATGACCTATATAGACGTGGTTTCTCCCGACCACTACTTAAATCCCTCGCACTGAACGACGCCCGATCAGCACTGGACGAAGCCCATGAAAGAATTTGTGGACATCATATAGGAAGCAGAAGTCTGACAACAAAAATCCTGTGCACAGGCTATTATTGGCCGACCTTAAGATCGGACTGCAAGAACAAAGTTCAGAAGTGCGAATCATGTCAAAAATGCTCGCCATTAATACACACACTAGCCGAGACGTTGCACACGTCGGATGCAAGTTGGCCATTTCACAGATAGGGCATGGATATCCTCGGACCATTCCCAATATCTCCAGGTCAGGTAAAGTTCCTCCTCGTAGCCAttgactacttcacaaagtggatagaagctcAACCACTTGCGAAAATCACTTCAGATAAGGTACAAAAGTTTATTTGTAAGCATATTATTTGTAGATATGGCTTGCCAAGATAAGTTGTTTCTGAAAATGGTAGGCAATTTAATGACAAAAGAATCACCACATTTTTAACTAACATGAACATTAAACATTATTTCTCCTCTGTCGAGCACCCACAAACAAATGGGCTCGCAGAAGTTGATAACAAAGTAATTTTACAGGCTCTTAAGAAGAAGTTGACCGAGGCTAAAGGCCGTTGGGCCAAACTCATACCAAAAATATTATGGAGCTATAACACGACTCCTCAGTCTACGACGAAAGAGAGCCCTTTCCATTTAGTATACGGAGCGAAGTGTATGATCCCCTTAGAACTCGGCCAGGGCTCAACCAGGACCGAGCATTTTAACGAAGATACAAATGAACAAGTTTGACGGGCTGAACTTGATCTCATAGACGAAGAACATATGCTTACGAAGCTCAGACAAAAATCAATGCAACAAGCCATGAAACGTCAGTACGACAAGAAAGTCAAGCGAAGAACATTTGAAGAAGGAGACTTAGTGCTCAGGCAACTTGAAGATATTCGGAAACCACCCGGCCATGGAAAATTGCCCGCAACATGGGAAGGACCTCTTCGGATAGCTAAGGTGGTCGGCAAGGGAGCCTATTGCTTGGAAACTCTGAACGAAACGGCCTTGCCAAATACATAGAATATCTCATCACTTAAATACTATTAtagttaatactattattgtaACAAGCAGGATGGcagtgtactctttttcctagcCACAAGATTTTTTCCTAAGGAGGGTTTTGCTCGGGTGGGTTTTAACGAGGCCTACCATCCTACAAACCTTAATATGAGGAACAATTTCATATGAACAAAAGAAATCATGCATTCACTATGCAATCATGTTCTATGCATACTACAAAACACTAACAAATATCAAAGTCATAGCACATAACAGCAAAACAATCCCGAGACTATAGCTCGGAAAACAAGTTAGTCAAGTCGGAACCAAGCCGACATAAGTAtctcaaacaaataaaaacaaaatacaaagttCAAACTACTTCCCAACAATACATCAACATCTACACTGGCAGTGGAACATTTTCATCATGATCCTCGCCAGCCTCATCTTGAACTAACTTGCCATTGACAACAATTTTCGTCACATCAAGCTGACGAATGTCAAAATCAGGAGCAAACAATGACACTTGAGAAACATCTCGGTCAAATCCCGAGGTGAACATTTCTATTCCCTGATCCTCCAACTCGTGAATCCAGGCAGTCATCTCACCTTTTGTTTTATCATTTTGCCTAATCTCAGCCTGAAAGGACCAGATCCGATCTTGCAGACGAACAATTTCCTGCTCCTTTTCCTTCAACTTAGTAGCAATCCCAGCAAAAGTCTCTTCATGTTCTTTCATCTTAGCCGTAACATCCACAATAATTccctctttttccttcactaagcgTTCCAAGGCAGCAAATTTACCAACATCAACCTGCTCAGCCCCGAGCAGCTCAGCTGTCCGACCTACACAAAGCAAGTGAGCGGCAACAGCCTGACAAGAACAAACATTGCCATTAAGCTTTATCCTACCACCAACAGCAACACCATACTTCAATTCTGAACAAAGAAATCTATTGAGTAAGAAAAAGACAGATGCACACTACCTGAACATACTTGCCCAATGCCTCCAATCCAGCACGACGTGTGAGAATTGTATCCCCGGAAAACTGTGAAGCCCTATCAGACAGCTTGGCCAGGGAAAATTGATCGCTCCACAAAGAATGCGCAAGTGTTCGAATCTATTATGACATAAGATATAGGCGCTCAACGGACCTTTTTGAATCCTCTAAAACTCCTTCTGGACTTTgaatttcaattcaataatttttttgtgcaaCCTAGGCTAGGGGATtcagatttgaatttgaaattcaaagatggaatttattttatgtctgtcttattaaataattaataaagccATGAAGCTTTCGTTGGCGATCAAAGGCTGAAGTTGAAGCCCCGGCAGCGGCTTTATCTCCGTCAGACAGCACTTCTAAGGAGTCGTCGGAAGTACCCCTCTTCCTCTTTGAAGACACTCTGTGCAGCCGAGAAAGCAACTCCCTCCTCACCAATCTTGGGAAAAGCAGAGGAACTCACAcccttctcctttttcttgtcCAGAAAAGACCGAAGCCTAGACGAACTTAAATGTGGGGAAAAACACCCCACTCACAAATCAACAATTAACCAAACCAGTTTTTCTTTCAATACAACAATTTACAATTGACAAGAACGACAAAATGCAGCATTGAGCTTGGGGGCTATCTAAGTCAAAGGCCGAGCTATAGGTCGACTTAAGCTCAACTTGCTAAAAACACCCAAGCAAGTCAAGCTTGGGGGCTATGTACTACACCCTACAAAATCGGGGCCGACGACCCATATCTTGGCCACATCTGCAACGTTCACAAAGAGATAAACACCGAAGCTGCACGATGACCATAACCACCCAGTAATCTCGGCTAAACCCGAGATTCACTCCACCAAACCTATAAGCAAACTCAATAAGTAAAATCTATAAGAAGGGCAGCCACGAGACAACGAGGTGGATATCAAATACACACATACTCATAAGCAGTTTTCGTTCTCATCCTTAAAAAATATCTCTCACTAATTTGAGCGTCGGAGTCCTTTTTACAAGTATCCCGCTCGGATTGCGTTCAAGCAATGTATCTCTCATTTCAAACGTAAAAGTCATCATAGCAGTCTCTTCCCAGAATTTGGTATATAGTTCGGAGGAGAGTAACCTTGCATGAACAAATTCTAATTGtggttttaaatattttggaaACTTAATTGACTGACAATTTATGCACAACTATTTGATCCTcaattaattttcttaattaatcaCAACTCCTAAACCAATATTCAGAAGCTTAGTCCTTCCCTAACTGATTGTTAACAGCACTAGTGCTAGAAGTAGTTGAATAATGGCGTTGCCTCTTTAATTTTACTTAAGTAGTGCTATATAAACATACATTAAGAGATAAAGTAAGAGACATTTATGAAAAAAGTAACAGTGATTGAATGGTCATTTTCTTCAAACACGTTATTCCTCTTGTTTCTTATGAAGCCCGAAAAGTATAAAAATGATCCTATAATGTAGACAAGAATAATTTCCATAGAGCTTAGTCAATTTTGAGATTGATGAGATATGACTTAACAACGCCTATTGCCTTGTATGGAAGCTCCCATTATATCAAATATATGAAGATTATTGCTCtgccattattattattgacacTGTCATGTCCCACCACAACCCACGAGTTCTTGTACTACTCCAGCATCTCCTCAACAGGTTGAAGTTGACGTTATTAACcaatatctctcatgcatcatgAATTGTAATCTTGGtgaatttgtttgatttttaagtAAATATCAGAAATCATCGCTTATTCTATCACGCACATTCACTACAAAactaatattttacataattattataTCTGCATGTAGGCATGATGATTTGTgtgttagaaaattattttaattttttaatttgtttgtgttcaatatatatattaattgtaatcataaattatgtaattttaaatgacttatatagtggtgattttatttattgttataaatgctaagttgaataagttataattacttttgatttgaaattaaatgaaaataaaatcagatattatattttgttctttagataattattttttgaattttagatattatttttatttgggttttagggtttaatgggtgtcatgcttaaatataaatataaatagtgtCTCAGCAACTGTTTTTCCATTAGAGAAGTTGTAATTCAGCCACTTAAAAATAGAGAAGGCTTTGATTGAGAAAGATCGAAAGAACCACAAGACTAAGAcaatctttttattaatttctgaTTTCTATGAGTAAAGGTATACTTTCGCATTGTGGTATATTTTTGGTGTCTCAATACGAATAATTTGagttaagaaaataatttatttcaacATTGTGTTAATGTCACctttgtatatttatatatatttttttgtacacctattttattcaaataagttTATGCAAAAAGTGAAAGAAGATAACAATTTTATCAtctatactataaaaaaattatataaaaaatataaatcagaTGTCTTTGAAGTAAACATTATATCTGTGTTCAACACACCCTTCAAATATACCTCTTGTGAGATTAACATATTTCTAAACCCAACTACGCGTTCATTGAAACCAAAATCTATATTGAAGtatgaaaatgaaattcaacGAAATCAAAATTTGTGTTGTAGTCTTTGGTTGCAAACTTGCAATTATTAAAGCAGCACTAGCTTCTGAGATTAGCATGTCAGTTAACTAATATACGAGGATACAAAATTTTCCTTTGATTTGATACCCATGTTAATGGAAGTGCGCGGTAATTAACGATAATCCACTAATAGTTCTCGAATTCTCATTCGTAAGGGAGAGATCTGAGGCCTATTCAAACAGAGAACACCTTAtcctcattttttttgttattattattttcaggTATAATTAATTGTACATCAAATCAAAGAACTCTTTCAGATTGGGTAGTTACTAGTTAGCATATATATCGAAATTCCGAATCTTATATTatatcaaaaatcaaatttccatTGATTTACGACTTGAATCAAATagagaataaagaaaaaactTGATATCTTATCTATTCTGTATATATATAACTCTTACATAATACATATAGAAAGATCCAACAAGGACGACgagatatatataatatgttctGTACAATTAAAACATATAGcagtaatttttcttttcttgtttattttctttttctctttctctataTATGTATCTTCTCCACTCTGGCAGGATTCACCAGATGATGAGAACTATAACAAAGAAACATGCCTCAAAACCAGTTCAgttaaagggaaaaaaaaagtgtatatattaatattatcgCTCTGCCTTGATAGATTTAATTTCGCTGGATGCTATGGTGCCGGTGTGTCATAAAGAAGCCAACCCCTTTGCTTCTGATCCTTTCACAATCCTAAGCCTCTTGCAGGAACACGTGAACATGCTGCAattaatagaaaagaaaaaagcacCGTAAGAATTAAATGTTCTtctaattacttttaattttaaaaataaaaataaaaatagaagaagaaagaacaagAACTTACTCCCATGGAACGTCTCCAACGAGCATCCAATCACCATCCTTATCTTCATAAGTAGGAGCATATTCAGATCCGTTGTATCCTTCTCTCTCTGAATATTCCCCAAAAGTGCATTTGAACAAATTCTGGAGGGCGTTGAGGAGTTGAGAGTAACTATTGTAAACGTTCAGATCTATCTTCCTCAAGTAAGGTGCACCGGCCATGCTCACCTTCACGTACATCGCAGATCCatcaccattattgttgttgtgttcATCCTTCTTCTGTTTTTGTTGCTGCATACTGTTCCTCCTAAACGATCTAACTGGTGGCCACCCTACTACTTGAACCCTGCATCATCATTCATCCactaattaatttcaattattcATGTCATAAACCCTAGATTAACCTTCACATAATCTGTTATCATTTCAATTAAGACTTACTTTGCAGGTTGGACAGAATTTTGATGGTCATCATCGTCGTCATCATGATCGGTAGCGTTACTAGGACCACTAGAGTCAACGCTGCTGCTCTTGCTGATGCTGATGCTGATGCTCCTGGATCTGTCTTCAGGTGAAGACCTCTTGTTGTTGGTTCTTCCAGGTAAACCTAACCTTAATTCTGTTGCCTCCAGATTCAGCTCACTTTGGTAAATTGAAGGCTCCATTTAATTGATAATCTTCAGAAGAATAAACGATTCAGCTCACTTTGCGTTGAATTGAGTTGTGATGGGGTATGAACTCTTATAGAAATGAGAGggtaagaagaagagaaaatatggtTCACTTATTTAGAGGGGGCGAGGGGGCATGAAATCAAAGCACGCACCGACCTGGGTGGAGGACCAATGAGGGGGTGACAGGTGTGGGGTCCAGGTCCACACGGTTGAAGGAGTGTGGGGGGATTGAAGGGCAGCGTGTTGGAATGGTGAGGGGACAAGGGAGGCAATCATGGATGACGACGGACGGCTCTGATTGCCTCTTGGGAACAAAGCATGTGATGTCACGCGGGAATTGCATGTGCCTTTTCACTCTCCGAAAGAATaacaaacataaataataaattaataatataattagtgTTGAGCTTGCTGGATCAGCCAAGGCAACATTCCATCCTCATCACTCTCATCGCTCTCCTTTCACCCATGCACTTTCACGTGGATGCATGGAAACCTTCATTCACTTCAAATACACATACATACACCAATCATTTGCACCTGCCTTCACTTACCATGACCCTTCACGCCGCCATCACCACTAAAAGCATGTTCAATTTCACTATTCACTTTTATAACCCAAACCAATCCTAAATATTCAACTTAATAACTTTTTACTATCTGCTCCAGTTTCTTTAACTAATTGAAAAACCACATAGAATCAATTTTTACATAATTAGTATTaacaagttttttttattttattttttgagaatttagaatttaagagAATTTATggtacaaaattaaaaagattaattgacattaataaaaaaatttacttccTAACTCTGATTAATATATGATCTAATATTAGTAAGTCAAAGATTATGAAAAGTGTTAACTTTGTCAAACAACAGaacaataatatattatatgtgAGTACACCGATGCAATATTAATAAATTCGGCAAAATATTTTGATGTCCAATCAATAATCTGTAATACGGGTGCACTTGATCATAAGGCAAAATAAAAAAGCCTGCAAATTAAAGTAACACAACGCAATACAATTCTCATCATACATAAGCAACGCAATACAATTCTCGTCATATATTTTGTAAAGAAAAATATGATCAAGAATTTTTGTATGCATAGAGTCTCAAAAGTACTTAATTTCATTGTTGATGTCCATTCTCATCAACTAACATTACATTGAGCGCAATAACAACATAATAATCATCGTAGGCTCATGAGAAAAATTTGTAGCTTTTGGCTGAGATAATGATATTCCTCAAAGCACCAATAGGTGATAGTGTCATTATTAATATTCCAATAATAATGCAAATCTGAAATTCAAGaatggagaaaaaaaaattgttagtaTCCACATTGATAAtctacaaaaatgaaaatgaatttaTTAGTAATTGAATACAAATGAACTTACCCAATTAATTGTCCAAGACAAACcatattttttaggttttttgaGCTTAAGCCATATGATACATGGAAGCTGCAAatagacataaaataagatCAACTAAGcatgtatatacatatatagtgaTTTGGATAAATATTTATAGTTTCATGTATATAAATAGCTTACAAAGTACGAGGTTGGAGCAAAGGCAAATCCACCAAGAAATCCAAGAAGAGAACCAAAAAATGGGATGCTGATTGCTATTAACATTGTGATTCCTGCAAAATAGAGTTTGTAATTTTTTAGAAATCAATCAaagcataataataataataataatcacataccAACATATAGAGTGCGAGTTATGACACGTAAAGTAGAAGAAGGTGAGAAATTCAATCGTTTCACCAAAAAGGTTTCCAACATGTCAAAGACTGGCATTGCAAACACCTGTtgtacaagaaaaaaaaaatcataagagAATGAAATTATGAAATGCGTCGTTCCTTGTGAATAGAAAAAAAGTGACCTGATAGCCTCCAATGACATGGATGACAACAAAGAGATTAGCTATGGCAACAAGCCAAGCAGGATGTTCGAGTGTGATAAGGATGTTATCATCCACGGCATTTCCAAACATGTAGTAGCCAACAAAAGCAACAGGGAAGTAGCATATTGCAACTCCAATGTATGCCCAGACACACCCTTTCCACATTGCTATCTTGGAAGGTTTCTCTGCCGATGAAGGCATTGTTGCTTGAATTTCTAACACTACGTTATGTCCTGCATATGCAAATGCCACATCTCCCAATGCAGAGAAGAAATGAAACACACCATCACTCGTGCTTTTCATTTTCACGTCATAAGATACTTCTGGTGTAATCCCTTTATTGATGGATGCACCCCAAGCGATGGTAGAGTAAGTCACAGACATCACAGCTGCACCCAGAGAGATGGCAGAAATAGAGTTGAAGTTGGGGAGCTGGACAAGCACGAAGTTGACGGAAGCAAAGACCATGATCCAATAACTGGTTCTGATTGGCGTGCATTCAGGACAAAAAGTTTCATGAACCTTTTGCAAAGACTTGCCTCCAGTGACCATATACACAATGCAAGTACCAACTTCAACCAATAATTGTTGGGGAATGACAATCCACAAACCAAGCTTTTCACCGAATGCTTCTTGCCCCAACTCATGGTACCTATCATTTCTCCTCCCTCCCGGTGTCATCTCGTGCATCTCAACCATTTGCCATAGCGTGTACAATGTGATTACCCATGACAGGATCATCACAGTGATTCCAGGACCCCATCCCAAGTGTGACATTGCATAAGGAAGGCTCAGAACACCAGCACCCACCATAGCCGTCAGGTTGTGAAAAGCAGAGTACCACCATTTTGCCTCTCTTGAAGCGGTTATCGGAAGCCATTCTTCAAGGCTCTTTTGCTTTGATGATAACGAAGGTGATGTAGAACCTTCACCACTTTCTTTTTTATCAAAAGCCATCTGTTTTtgctttcttctctcttttaacTTTTGCAATAAAGTGTTACCGTCTCACCATGTATAAATATCTCACGGAGGACGACGGCTTAACCCTAGTTACATTGAAACTGTTATTTTCATAGATATTTACGGACaatcttttaaataaataacaacTTTTGCTATAATTAGATAACTaaattctttcttttagttatcttatctttactaCAATTCTTTCTTTAGAATATGATAGTCGTAAAAAACGTTGTAATTTCATTTGAGAACTGCTTTCTTTAGAATATATATCTATTCCTAAACTGAATATTTAGTTTTCTTAACCAAACAAAATactagtaaataaataaaaaacatagcAAACTGTATAAATCAAGTTTGGATTAGTAGATTagaaacttttaatttaaaaaatgttattaattagaataaatattgTTTGGTTAAGTTAATAATAATGAAATCGAAATTTCTTTGAATGTATAATTACTGAAATTGACAATTTTAATACTATATTATACCTTTAgtctatttttatttctaaaatatgTGAATAAATTATGCTAGAATTGTTATAAACAAACTGTATAAACTTTTATGTGTtacataaatattatatttaagaGGCTATTtataatctaataaaaaaactaataaaaaaattctttctaGAACCTCTTTAAGACTTTCTTAAACCCATGTGAATAAATTATGCTAGTAGTGTTATAAACAAACTGTATACACTTTTATGTGTTACATACATATTATATTTAAGAggctatttataatttaataaaaaactaataaattttttttttctagaacCTTTTCAAGACTTTTTTAAACCCATAAGGTACGctctatttaaatttaattg
This portion of the Arachis duranensis cultivar V14167 chromosome 6, aradu.V14167.gnm2.J7QH, whole genome shotgun sequence genome encodes:
- the LOC107493066 gene encoding uncharacterized protein LOC107493066, which gives rise to MDILGPFPISPGQVKFLLVAIDYFTKWIEAQPLAKITSDKALKKKLTEAKGRWAKLIPKILWSYNTTPQSTTKESPFHLVYGAKYEEHMLTKLRQKSMQQAMKRQYDKKVKRRTFEEGDLVLRQLEDIRKPPGHGKLPATWEGPLRIAKVVGKGAYCLETLNETALPNT
- the LOC107493157 gene encoding lysine histidine transporter-like 2, with product MVGAGVLSLPYAMSHLGWGPGITVMILSWVITLYTLWQMVEMHEMTPGGRRNDRYHELGQEAFGEKLGLWIVIPQQLLVEVGTCIVYMVTGGKSLQKVHETFCPECTPIRTSYWIMVFASVNFVLVQLPNFNSISAISLGAAVMSVTYSTIAWGASINKGITPEVSYDVKMKSTSDGVFHFFSALGDVAFAYAGHNVVLEIQATMPSSAEKPSKIAMWKGCVWAYIGVAICYFPVAFVGYYMFGNAVDDNILITLEHPAWLVAIANLFVVIHVIGGYQVFAMPVFDMLETFLVKRLNFSPSSTLRVITRTLYVGITMLIAISIPFFGSLLGFLGGFAFAPTSYFLPCIIWLKLKKPKKYGLSWTINWICIIIGILIMTLSPIGALRNIIISAKSYKFFS
- the LOC107493158 gene encoding auxin-induced protein 22E, translating into MEPSIYQSELNLEATELRLGLPGRTNNKRSSPEDRSRSISISISKSSSVDSSGPSNATDHDDDDDDHQNSVQPAKVQVVGWPPVRSFRRNSMQQQKQKKDEHNNNNGDGSAMYVKVSMAGAPYLRKIDLNVYNSYSQLLNALQNLFKCTFGEYSEREGYNGSEYAPTYEDKDGDWMLVGDVPWDMFTCSCKRLRIVKGSEAKGLASL